CGGGTCAGCGGGGCGTGCAGAATCGGATGGGCGTGCGAAATCGGGCAGGCAGAATCAGGCGAGCGTGTGTAACCAGGCGGGTGTGCGTAATTGGGCTGGCTGAATCGGGCAGGGATGCGGAATCGGTCGGGCGGAATCGGGCAGGCATGCGGAATCGGGCAGGCGAGCGTGGGTGTGGGGAATTGGGTCAGCGGGGGCGTGAGGAATCGGGTCATCGGGGGTGTGGGGAATCGGGTCAGCGGAGGCGTGGGGAATAGGGTCAGCTGGGGCGTGAGGAATCGGGTCAGTGGGGGCGTGGGGAATCGGGTCAGCGGGGGTGTGAGGAATCGGGTCAGTGGGGGCAAGGGGAATCGGGTCAGTGGGGGCGTGGGGAATCGGGTCAGCGGGGGCGTGGGGAATCGCGTCAGCGGGGGCGTGGGGAATTGGGTCAGCTGGGGCGTGAGGAATCGGGTCAGTGGGGGCATGGGGAATCGGGTCAGTGGGGGCAAGGGGAATCGGGTCAGCGGGGTTGTGGGGAATCGGGTAAGGGGGGCGTGAGGAATCAGGTCAGTGGGAACGTGGGGAATCGATTGAGCGGGGGCGTGGGGAATCGAGTCAGCTGGGGTGTGAGGAATCGGGTCAGTGGGGGCGTGGGGAATCGGGTAAGCGGGGGTGTGGGGAATCGGGTCAGTGGGGACGTGGGGAATCGGGTGGGTGGTGGCAAGGGGAATCGGGTCAGCGGGGGTGTGGGGAATCGGGTAAGCGGGGCGTGAGGAATCGGGTCAGCGGGGGCGTGGGGAATCGATTGAGTGGGGGCGTGGGGAATCGGGTCAGCTGGGGTGTGGGGAATCAGATGAGGAGGGCGTGAGGAATCGGGTCAGTGGGGGCGTGGGGAATCGGGTAAGCGGGGGTGTGGGGAATCAGATGAGGAGGGCGTGAGGAATCGGGTCAGCAGGGGCATGGGGAATCGGGTGAGGGTGTCGAGGGGAATCGGGTGAGAGGGTGGGATATCGGTTTTGGGGGTGGGAAAATGGTTAAGTGGGTGGGAAATCAGGTAATTGGGGGGGCGTTCGGGTAAGAGAGTGGGGGGATCAGGTAAGTGTCTGGAGGGTTCGGGGAAGAGGGTGGGGGGATCGGGTAAGTGGGTGTGGGATTGGCTAAGAGGGGCGATTGGCTAAGAGTGGGGGATTGGGTAAGAGGGGGATTTGGTAAGAGGGGGGATTTGGTATGAGGGGGGATTTGGTAAGAGGAGTATTTGGTAAGAGGGGGTATTTGGTAAGGGGTGGGGATTGGGCAGGTGGAGGGGAATGCTGCTAGTAGTAGGTAGATCCTTCTGCCCCCTCACTGTAATACTATTAATTATGCATGGTGCACCTTCCATTCTGAGCAGCCTTCCTGTCTGCATTCAGCCACAGTTCATATGCACATTATATTTCACTCATATGAGCATCTACAAACAGGGCATGAGCATCCGCACTCTCTGCCCTGTGCTCCAGCAATTTGTATGAAACACCCCTCATCCATACACCTTATGTCTCTGCACCCATGTCTTTACGATGCTACAACTAACATGTATGAAGTGTTGCATATTTAGGAAATTGTTTAAAATGTCTGCCCATGAAAGGAATGttcaaatattggttcaaatgttttaaatggctctgagcactctgggacttaacatctatggtcatcagtccccttcaaatATTGGTCTACCTGTATCAGTGACTATGGTTTGTTGCTATTACGTCAGCAAGATGTtgtaggttttcttttcttttttaatgtctGTGCACAACACTCCTTCACAGTGTTTTCATCCTGATGAATGCATCAAATGTTTACTTAGAATCAAAATCAATCGTCTGGTATTCTTACATCTTTGTGGTAAGCATTCGATTTTCTATATTGAATTTCGTTTTTGTCCACAGCACGATGTAATGGGTGGTTGGaacttgctgttgttgctgtggcatTCTTGAAAATTTAGTGAGACTGTTGTTGGAAATTATGTAAACAGCTGTTGGCATGCCACCTCTGGATCTGAGACAATTGTCAGCCACACCACATGGAGATCGTAATCCAACGAGTATAGAAAACATTTGGCGATGATGATACTTATATTAATAATAGTCGCGTACATCTACACAATTCCTCTGCAACTGTCAATTACAAGCCTGGCAGAGGCTCATCAAGAAACCTTCAGTCtgcttctctactgttccactctctagcTGTGTGTGCGGAAAAAGAACACGTCTTCCCACGCaagttatgttttattttattatgatgatcatttctccctacgcagataggctcaacaaaaCATGTTCACATTCTGACGACACAATTAATgactgaaatgtcatgagaaggCTTGCCACTGCAAAAACCACTTTTTTATGACAGCCACCGCAATTTGTGCATTTTAATGGTGGCACAATCTCTTATTtcatgaaaatacaaaacgagctacccttctttgaactttttccatgaccCACACCTCACTGCAATACTCCAGAACTGTGttgacaagcgtaatgtaagcagtcttttcagtagatgGGTTACAtaatctaagtgttctgccaataaatcgtagtctttgcttTGCTTTCTCCAGCGCATTTTCTATGTGACtgttacaatttaagttattcataattgttatCCTTACGTATTTTGTTGAGTTTACAGTTTTTAGATTAATGGATTCGTATGGTACGATCTGTCCGTATCACTATTTACTCcataagaataaagagctagtcgtgtttgacAAGCATCATGTTTCCTGAATCAATGTTGGCTATTTATCAATAAATCGTGTTCCTAGAGGTAACGCATGATGTTCACCCatagtatgttccaaaatcctgctaaaaattgacgttagtgatagggGTCTATATTTCAGCAgattattctttttctttcttgggtgctggtgtgatctgtgcaagatTCCTGTCTTTGGGAACGGatctttctacagttgagcagtTGTATACGACTGCTAAGCATGGCAGTATTATACCGGCATACTCTGaacggaacctgactggtatacaatatggaccaagGCCTTGCATTTCAGAAGTgtattaagctgcttcgctacactgagGGAATCCAGATCTAGGTTACTAATACTGTATAAGCACTTGTTCTCGATAAGAATTCAATAATATTTACTTTGACTttttgtgaaggaatttaggaaaaccttctatagtaactctgcttcagcagcactgtcatcaataacaccACCATTGTTATCATgcaatgaaggtattgactgcaatTTGTCACTTGTATACTTTATGTCCAATTACAATTTATTTCGCTtttgtgccagatttcgagacagtttcaCTTTGGAAACTATTAAAACCCTCTCTTTCACTCAAGTATGCGCTTaaattcgagcttctgtaaaacattgcaaatcttggggatttAGCGTTCTTTTAAACTTGGTATGCGTTTTTCTGCATGTCTTGCTGCCTGTTCTGTGTATcttgggggatcagtaccacctcttattaatttatttggttcaTGTCTCACAGTTACAATCgacattatttctctgaatttaaatcaCATCTGGTCTAAGATTACAAAGGCAGAtctgaaggagtggagactgtct
This Schistocerca gregaria isolate iqSchGreg1 chromosome 11, iqSchGreg1.2, whole genome shotgun sequence DNA region includes the following protein-coding sequences:
- the LOC126295033 gene encoding uncharacterized protein LOC126295033, coding for MRNRSGGIGQACGIGQASVGVGNWVSGGVRNRVIGGVGNRVSGGVGNRVSWGVRNRVSGGVGNRVSGGVRNRVSGGKGNRVSGGVGNRVSGGVGNRVSGGVGNWVSWGVRNRVSGGMGNRVSGGKGNRVSGVVGNRVAIGGVFAGFLVGIVVIAVP